A window from Variovorax sp. PBL-E5 encodes these proteins:
- a CDS encoding TRAP transporter substrate-binding protein — translation MKPSFRLLSTVAAAALACCASSSVLAQSKFVLKLAHADSADLGTSRKAVMADTFAKEVKAKSGGRIDVQIFGAGALGGEREVVEGVKNGFIQAGLASGVMANFFPGAMVTDIPYLFPSDEVADKVMDGPFGQKLSADFNAATGMHNLCFGEVGFRHFSSGKKPIHSPKDLVGMKIRVQETPLYVTEMKALGAQPTPIAFPETYTALQTGVVDGQENPIPTLIFAKFYEVQKNVTLDGHNYGIDWFVLSDKFYKSLPPDLLKVVTDAGKVACAEERKVNRTFTANGNKTMADKGVTVYTPTAAELAEFRAAAQPPVIDFLKTKIDPKLIDSIQTAVKDADAKK, via the coding sequence ATGAAGCCCTCGTTCCGCCTGTTGTCCACCGTCGCCGCGGCGGCGCTTGCGTGCTGTGCCAGCTCGAGCGTCCTGGCCCAGAGCAAGTTCGTGTTGAAGCTGGCGCACGCCGATTCGGCCGACCTCGGCACCTCGCGTAAGGCGGTGATGGCCGACACCTTCGCCAAGGAGGTCAAGGCCAAGAGCGGCGGCCGCATCGACGTGCAGATCTTCGGTGCAGGCGCCCTGGGCGGCGAGCGCGAAGTGGTCGAAGGCGTGAAGAACGGCTTCATCCAGGCCGGCCTGGCCTCGGGCGTGATGGCCAATTTCTTCCCCGGCGCGATGGTCACCGACATTCCCTACCTGTTCCCGAGCGACGAGGTCGCGGACAAGGTGATGGACGGCCCCTTCGGCCAGAAGCTGTCGGCGGACTTCAACGCCGCCACCGGCATGCACAACCTGTGCTTCGGCGAAGTGGGCTTTCGCCACTTCAGCAGCGGCAAGAAGCCGATCCATTCGCCCAAGGACCTGGTCGGCATGAAGATCCGCGTCCAGGAGACGCCGCTGTACGTCACCGAGATGAAGGCGCTGGGCGCGCAGCCGACGCCGATCGCATTCCCCGAGACCTACACCGCGCTGCAGACCGGCGTGGTCGACGGCCAGGAGAACCCGATCCCGACGCTCATCTTCGCCAAGTTCTACGAAGTCCAGAAGAACGTCACGCTGGACGGCCACAACTACGGCATCGACTGGTTCGTGCTCAGCGACAAGTTCTACAAGTCGCTGCCGCCGGATCTGCTGAAGGTCGTCACCGACGCGGGCAAGGTGGCCTGCGCCGAGGAGCGCAAGGTCAACCGCACGTTCACCGCCAACGGCAACAAGACCATGGCCGACAAGGGCGTGACGGTGTACACGCCGACCGCCGCCGAGCTGGCCGAGTTCCGCGCCGCGGCCCAGCCGCCGGTGATCGACTTCCTGAAGACCAAGATCGATCCGAAGCTGATCGACAGCATCCAGACCGCGGTCAAGGACGCCGACGCGAAGAAGTAG
- a CDS encoding TetR/AcrR family transcriptional regulator, with protein sequence MAAKAATVAAPLRASGAQAEVPRDARRAYRTNDPARTMAGILEVATHEFAEKGLSGARIDEIAAATRTSKRMIYYYFGSKEQLYVRVLEESYRRMRAIESALRLDDLEPLEALRRLVVFTFDHHQRNQDYIRLVMAENIERGAYLKQSRNIRQLNGSAIETVSGVYARGVTSGLFRPGLDPIDIHASISALTFFNVSNQHTFGMIFRRDTQAPQALRARRDSVVEMVLRFVCASCPIAGE encoded by the coding sequence ATGGCAGCCAAGGCAGCAACGGTGGCTGCGCCGCTGCGTGCGTCCGGCGCGCAGGCCGAGGTCCCGCGGGATGCGCGGCGGGCCTATCGCACCAACGATCCGGCGCGCACGATGGCGGGCATTCTGGAGGTGGCGACCCACGAGTTTGCCGAGAAGGGCCTGAGCGGCGCGCGCATTGACGAGATCGCCGCCGCCACCCGAACCAGCAAGCGGATGATCTACTACTACTTCGGCAGCAAGGAGCAGCTGTATGTGCGCGTGCTGGAGGAGTCGTACCGGCGCATGCGTGCGATCGAGTCGGCGTTGCGCCTGGACGACCTGGAACCGCTGGAGGCCTTGCGGAGACTCGTGGTCTTCACCTTCGATCACCACCAGCGCAACCAGGATTACATCCGGCTGGTGATGGCCGAGAACATCGAGCGCGGCGCCTACCTGAAGCAGAGCAGGAACATCCGCCAGCTCAACGGATCGGCCATCGAGACGGTGTCCGGGGTCTATGCCCGCGGCGTGACCAGCGGGTTGTTCCGCCCCGGGCTGGACCCGATCGACATCCACGCGTCGATCTCGGCGCTGACCTTCTTCAACGTCTCGAACCAGCACACCTTCGGCATGATCTTCAGGCGCGACACACAGGCGCCGCAAGCCCTGCGTGCGCGGCGCGACAGCGTGGTCGAGATGGTGCTGCGCTTCGTCTGCGCCTCATGTCCGATTGCCGGAGAATGA